TGCGTGCAAAGCAGGCGCTCTCCCAGCTGAGCTAATTCCCCATGATGGTGGGCCTATCAGGACTTGAACCTGAGACCTCACGATTATCAGTCGAGCGCTCTAGCCAGCTGAGCTATAGGCCCATATTTACCTATAAATTATTTGTAGTTCTTCAAATAATCTTTACAAACTAAATATATGTTGTTAAAAGTAGTTTTTTTCTTTTTATTTATATATTAAGAAACAAATCTTAATAATATTTCTTTGAAAGGAGGTGATCCAACCGCAGGTTCTCCTACGGTTACCTTGTTACGACTTCACCCCAGTCGCCAAATCCACTGTGGAAGGTAGCTATTTTAGCATCCCCGCTTCGAATGAGTTCGACTCCCATGGTGTGACGGGCGGTGAGTACAAGACCCGGGAACGTATTCACCGTAGCATAGCTGATCTACGATTACTAGCGATTCCAACTTCATGTAGTCGAGTTGCAGACTACAATCCGAACTGGGAGATATTTTATAAGATTTGCTCCACGTCACCGTATTGCCGCTCTTTGTATATCCCATTGTAGCACGTGTGTAGCCCTGGACGTAAGGGCCATGATGACTTGACGTCGTCCTCACCTTCCTCCTACTTGCGTAGGCAGTCTGTTTAGAGTTCTCAGCCGAACTGTTAGCAACTAAACACGAGGGTTGCGCTCGTTGCGGGACTTAACCCAACATCTCACGACACGAGCTGACGACAGCCGTGCAGCACCTGTATATAAGTTTCTGCAAGCAGACACCAATCTATCTCTAGAAAGTTCTTACTATGTCAAGTCCAGGTAAGGTTCTTCGTGTATCGTCGAATTAAACCACATGCTCCACCGCTTGTGCGGGTCCCCGTCTATTCCTTTGAGTTTTAATCTTGCGACCGTACTCCCCAGGCGGTACACTTAATGTGTTAACTGCATTACTGCAAGATCAAGTCTCACAACAACTAGTGTACATCGTTTAGGGCGTGGACTACCAGGGTATCTAATCCTGTTTGCTCCCCACGCTTTCGCATCTCAGCGTCAATAATGTTCCAGTAGATCGCCTTCGCAATCGGTATTCCTTCTGATCTCTACGGATTTTACCCCTACACCAGAAATTCCATCTACCTCTCCCACATTCTAGATTAACAGTTTTCAAAGCAGTTCTATAGTTAAGCTATAGGATTTCACTTCAAACTTATTAATCCGCCTACATGCTCTTTACGCCCAGTGATTCCGAGTAACGCTTGCACCCCCCGTATTACCGCGGCTGCTGGCACGGAGTTAGCCGGTGCTTATTCATATAATACCGTCATTATCTTCTCATATAAAAGGAGTTTACGCACCGAAATGTGTCATCCTCCACGCGGCGTTGCTGCATCAGACTTTCGTCCATTGTGCAATATTCCCCACTGCTGCCTCCCGTAGGAGTCTGGACCGTGTCTCAGTTCCAGTGTGACTGATCATCCTCTCAAACCAGTTATGTGTCATAGTCTTGGTAAGCCATTACCCCACCAACTAACTGATACAATACAGGCTAATCTCTTACCAATAAATCTTTCCCTTATTAACTTCTGTTAATAAGGAGTATAAGGTATTAGCAAACGTTTCCATTTGTTATCCCTTAGTAAGAGGCATATTACCTATACATTACTCACCCGTGCGCCACTTAGCTGACAATTATAGCAAGCTATAACCCGTTCTCGTTCGACTTGCATGTGTTAAGCACGCCGCCAGCGTTCACTCTGAGCCAGGATCAAACTCTCCATAAATTATTGATTAAATCTTATTTAATCATTATGTAGTGTATGAAACTGACATTTTTGTTTTTAATTACTTAATTACAAAATTATCACTCAAATTTATAGACAAGTTAATAAATATCTTTTACAATATTTATATCTTGTTCAATTTTTTTACTTTTAACAATCATTATATTTAGTTTACAAAGATTACTTATAAACTTCATACATATTTTAAAGAACTCTAATTTTAACCCTCTGGTCAAATTGGACGGGAATTATAGTGCCTTTTTTTTCTTTTGTCAAGAGGTCTTAGCTTAATCTTTGGTTAAATTTCGGAATTTGTGGTTTTTTTAGGTTTTATACAATTATTTAACGATTTTAAGATAAAATTCCACAATTTTTTAATTATACAATAGGAGTTGTAATATAAATGAGTTCATCTATTTTTAGAGAGTATGATATTAGAGGGATATTTCAAAAGGAATTAAACGAAGATATTGTAAAAAAAATTGGTTTTTATTTAGCAAAGGCACTATTAAAAAGAGTTCCAAATGCTTCTTTTTTGGCTGTTGGTTATGATGCAAGACTTCATTCACCAACTTTAAAAGGTTGGTTAAGTTCAGGAATAAACAAAGCTGGTTTAAAAGTTTTAGATATGGGATTAGTTCCAACTCCTGCAAACTACTTTGCTAATTTTAATGAAATAGATGGATATAGATGTGATGGTTCTATTATGATTACAGGTTCCCACAATCCCCCTGAATATAATGGATTTAAAATAACATTAAATAAAGAGCCATTTTTTGGAGAAGATATTTACTCTTTAGGAAGAGATATTTTAGCAGATAATTCAAATATTAGTGATAACGAAGCTGTTATACAAATTGATTCAAAAAATAGATATATTGATTACATAGTTGAAAGCTTCAAACATTTAAAACTTGAAAATAAAAAGTTTATTTTTGATTGTGGAAATGGTGTTGCCGGTGTTGTTTTAGGTGAAATTTTAACAAAATTAAATATTAAAAATAAAATTTTATTTGAAGAGCCAGATGGAAATTTTCCAAATCATCATCCAGATCCAAGTGACGAACACACTTTAGAAGATATTAAAAAAGAGTTAGCAAGTGGTGAGTTTGATTTTGGTTTTGCTTATGATGGAGATGCAGATAGAATTGCCCTACTTTCAAAAAAATATAACTTCAAAGGTGATATATTAGCAATATTCTTCTCTAAACATATGAAAAACCCAACAGTTATAGGTGAAGTAAAATGTTCGCAAGTTATGTATGACACTATAAACTCTTATGGTAAAGCTATCATGTATAAAACAGGGCATTCAAATTTAAAAGTTAAAATTAAAGAGACAAATGCAGATTTTGCGGCTGAAGTATCAGGGCATCTATTCTTCAATGATAGATATTTTGGATACGATGATGCAATTTATGCAACTTTTAGAGCTTTAGAGTTAATAGATGCTGGTTTTGATTTTGATAAAGAGTATGAAGCTCTACCACAAGTTTACTCAACACCTGAAATAAATATATCTGTAACAGAAGATACAAAATTTAAAATAATTGAAGATTTAAAAGTTGCTTTACAAAATCCACCTTCAGATTTTCCAAAAATCAAGGATATAATTACTGTTGATGGTGTAAGAGTTATTTTTGAAAAAGGTTGGGGATTAGTTCGAGCTAGTAACACAACTCCAAAATTAGTAACAAGATTTGAGGCTGATAATCAAGAAAATGCAAAAGTATATGAAGATGCATTAATAAATCTATTTAATAAATTACAAGGAAAATAATATGAACAATACAAATAATCCAATCAAAAAATGTCTATTCCCAGCTGCTGGATATGGTACAAGATTTTTACCAGCAACAAAAGCAACTCCAAAAGAGATGTTACCAGTACTTACAAAACCACTTATTCAATATGGCGTTGAAGAGGCATTAGCTGCTGGTATTGAAAATATGTCTATTGTAACAGGAAGAGGAAAAAGAGCAATTGAAGATCACTTTGATATATCTTATGAACTTGAACACCAAATTAAAGGGACTAGTAAAGAGCACTATTTAACAGAGATTAGAAGTGTTATTACAAAATGTACTTTTTCATACACAAGACAAATAGAGATGAAAGGTTTAGGTCACGCAATATTATGTGGTGAAAACTTAATTGGAAATCAACCATTTGCTGTACTTCTAGCAGATGACTTATGTGATGCACCAGATAAAGGTGTTTTATCACAAATGGTTGAACTATATAAAAAATATAACTGCTCAATTGTTGCTATTGAAGAGATACCAAAAGAGGATACAAATAAATATGGAGTAATTGCTGGAAATGAGATAGAACCTGGGATTTTCATGGTAAAAGATATGGTTGAAAAACCTGAACCAGAAGCTGCACCTTCAAATTTAGCAATTATTGGAAGATATATTTTAACTCCAGATATTTTTGATATTATAAGAGAGACAAAACCAGGTAAAGGTGGAGAGATTCAAATTACTGATGCACTTTTAACTCAAGCAAAAAATGGTATGGTTTTAGCTTATAAATTTAAAGGTGAAAGATTTGACTGTGGAAGTATAGATGGATTTGTAAAAGCTACAAACTACTTTTATGATAAATCTATAAAAAATGAGAAAAAAGAAGAAAAAAAAGATAACGGGAAAAAATAGTGAAAAACAATCTATATTATCCAAAAGTATCTCTAAGTGATGAAGATATTTTCTTAGAGATAAAAAAAGAGCGTGAAGAGATAGGTTACTACTCTTTGCCTCATAGTGATATAACAAACTTAAAAAAAGAGTTAGATTCTCTTGATTTTAAACAAAAAAATATTGCAATAGTTGGAATTGGTGGAAGTACTTTAGGTACTTATGCAATATACAATTTCTTAAAATACCATAAACAAAAAAATAAATCTTTAAAAAAAGAGATTTTTTTCTTTGAAAGTACAGACCCTGTAAACTTAAATGGAACAATCTCTCAATTTGATTTAGAAGATACTTTATTTATAGTTATTTCAAAATCTGGTACAACTATTGAAACTATTTCTATTTCTAAATACTTAAGTTCTATTATAAAAATGGATAAATCAAACCTTTTAGTAATAACAGAAAATGATAGCAAACTAAATAGTTTTGCAAAAGTAAACGATATAAAAACTTTTGATATTCCAAAAAATGTTGGTGGAAGATTTTCTGTTTTATCAAATGTTGGATTAGTGCCTTTATATTTAGCTGGTTTTGATATTGATGAGCTTTTAAATGGTGCTAGAAAAATATCTACTTCATTTTTTGAACAGTATGAACTTTTTACTCATTTAATAAAAAAAGCTAGAACTTACTATGAATACAAAGATGTTTACAACATAAATGCAGTTTTCTCATACTCTCAACTTCTTGAAGGTTTTAATAAGTGGTATATTCAACTTTGGGGAGAAAGCCTTGGAAAAATTGATGCAAATAACACAAATCAAGGTTTAACTCCAATTGGACTTTTAGGACCTGTTGATCAACACTCATTTTTACAGTTAATTGTAGAAGGTAAAAGAGATAAAACTGTAACATTTATAAAAATTAAAGATTTTAAAGATGATACAAAAATTGCTCCTATTAGTTTAAGTGGATTAGAAGAACTTGATTATATAAATAATCTTGATTTTAAAGAGTTAATAAATCTTCAAGCAGATGCTACTATAGCATCAGTAAAAGAGTATAAAAAAGATATTCCTATTGATTTAATAGAACTAGAAGAGATAAGTGAATATGAAATAGGAAAACTTCTATTTTACTATGAGCTTTTAACTTCAATTGTAGGAAAATTCTTAAGAATAAACACTTATGATCAACCAGGTGTTGAAGGTGGAAAAATTATATTGAAAGAGATGTTAAAAAACAAAAATTAAAAAATGGAACATATATTTACTAGCCTTATTCCTATTTTTTCACTAATTGTGATTGGGTACTTATTTAAAAAAATAAGTTTCCCATCACATGATTTTTGGCCAATGGCTGATAAACTTACATACTATATCTTAATGCCAGCATTACTTATTTTTACGCTATCAAAAGCTAAAATTGATTCAAGTAGCATAACTTTTATATCTGTTTGCCTTCTTGCAATATTTATCACTATGATAATTTTGATGATATTTAATAAAATAAGTCCTACCCAAAATAGCTCTTTTACTTCAGTAGTTCAAGGTGGAATAAGATTTAATACTTATGTATTTTTAGCTCTTAGTGCCTCTATTTTTGGAGAAAAAGGTTTAGTATTAGCTGCAATTATTATAACTTTTGCAATACCTTTTTTAAATATTTTATCTATTTCAATATTTGCTTTATA
Above is a genomic segment from Aliarcobacter cryaerophilus containing:
- a CDS encoding phosphomannomutase/phosphoglucomutase, with protein sequence MSSSIFREYDIRGIFQKELNEDIVKKIGFYLAKALLKRVPNASFLAVGYDARLHSPTLKGWLSSGINKAGLKVLDMGLVPTPANYFANFNEIDGYRCDGSIMITGSHNPPEYNGFKITLNKEPFFGEDIYSLGRDILADNSNISDNEAVIQIDSKNRYIDYIVESFKHLKLENKKFIFDCGNGVAGVVLGEILTKLNIKNKILFEEPDGNFPNHHPDPSDEHTLEDIKKELASGEFDFGFAYDGDADRIALLSKKYNFKGDILAIFFSKHMKNPTVIGEVKCSQVMYDTINSYGKAIMYKTGHSNLKVKIKETNADFAAEVSGHLFFNDRYFGYDDAIYATFRALELIDAGFDFDKEYEALPQVYSTPEINISVTEDTKFKIIEDLKVALQNPPSDFPKIKDIITVDGVRVIFEKGWGLVRASNTTPKLVTRFEADNQENAKVYEDALINLFNKLQGK
- a CDS encoding glucose-6-phosphate isomerase → MKNNLYYPKVSLSDEDIFLEIKKEREEIGYYSLPHSDITNLKKELDSLDFKQKNIAIVGIGGSTLGTYAIYNFLKYHKQKNKSLKKEIFFFESTDPVNLNGTISQFDLEDTLFIVISKSGTTIETISISKYLSSIIKMDKSNLLVITENDSKLNSFAKVNDIKTFDIPKNVGGRFSVLSNVGLVPLYLAGFDIDELLNGARKISTSFFEQYELFTHLIKKARTYYEYKDVYNINAVFSYSQLLEGFNKWYIQLWGESLGKIDANNTNQGLTPIGLLGPVDQHSFLQLIVEGKRDKTVTFIKIKDFKDDTKIAPISLSGLEELDYINNLDFKELINLQADATIASVKEYKKDIPIDLIELEEISEYEIGKLLFYYELLTSIVGKFLRINTYDQPGVEGGKIILKEMLKNKN
- the galU gene encoding UTP--glucose-1-phosphate uridylyltransferase GalU is translated as MNNTNNPIKKCLFPAAGYGTRFLPATKATPKEMLPVLTKPLIQYGVEEALAAGIENMSIVTGRGKRAIEDHFDISYELEHQIKGTSKEHYLTEIRSVITKCTFSYTRQIEMKGLGHAILCGENLIGNQPFAVLLADDLCDAPDKGVLSQMVELYKKYNCSIVAIEEIPKEDTNKYGVIAGNEIEPGIFMVKDMVEKPEPEAAPSNLAIIGRYILTPDIFDIIRETKPGKGGEIQITDALLTQAKNGMVLAYKFKGERFDCGSIDGFVKATNYFYDKSIKNEKKEEKKDNGKK